The genome window ACCCCAAATGCCACAAAAGCCGCGGCAATTGGCGAACCTATCAATAAACCAATTAAAATAGCTACTAAAAATATAAGGATATAAGTAAATAATCCACCAACTATATCCACCCAAAATTTTGGTGCATCTAGTTGAATATATTCTTTCGGAACATGCGACATGAAGTATGTCAACCCAATTCCCATTGAGATAAGATAACTCAGTCCAATGGTCGCTATTCCCATAATCATTTTAACCCCAACTATGTGCGTCCGTTTATATGGTAATGATGCAGTAAAACGATTTGCTCTTGTGTAGCGCTCGAAAATAACGGCCAAAACCCCTAAAATAAAAACACTCACTTTAATCAACGTAAAAAACATTTCTACTTGAAAATAAAACATAAATGGCATGTAATCTACAAACTCGTCTTGAACAAAATTTGTATACATTGGAACCGTTAAATACGCCACTGTCAAACTAGCTTTCATTTCCTCATCAGAAGTTTTAAATTCAGGATTTTCTTTCTGTTGCTTTAAAAACTCACTTGATTCGTAGTACTCTTTTTGACTATTCCATCTATCTGCGTCTGACATTAGTCCCAAGGTAATTCCTAAGAAAAATAGTATCACAACACCCAAAAGCATCCATCTCATATTACGCCATTCCCGGTACCATAACCCTCGATTAAACATTATTAGCCTTGTCCCTCCCGTCTGTTTTAAATCTCGTAATAATCTATTTTATCATTTGCTAAATGCACCGTGAAAATGTCTTCTATCGAAATAGACATCTCTTCCAGCAAAACCGGCTCTTCTAAACGTAATTCAGCAAGAAAACTGCTGGCATTTTCAGTCACCAGAAGCGTGTAAATCCGCCCATTACGATACAATAATTGCGCGTTATTTTTCACAAAACCAGGTATTTTTTTCGTTTTAAATGCAACTTGTATTTTCACTGCATCGGTCCGCATATCTTCTAAATAATAATCTAGTTCCACGCTCGCACCCTTTAGAACAATCACTCGATCCGCAATTGCCTCGAGTTCTTCCAAACGATGAGATGCAATCACTACACTTGTTCCTCGTTTTTTCACCGTGTCCTTTATCGTTGCTAAAATCTGCTTTTTAATAATGATATCTAGCCCGTCCAACGGTTCATCTAGCAGCAAGAATCGAACATTGAGTGAAAAAGCTAAAATAATAAAAAATAAGGCTTTTCGTCCTTTTGAAAAAGACATTAGCTTAGCCTTCATCGGCAGTTCAAATTGCTGCATTAATTCATTAAAAAAAGCCTCATCAAAAGTCGTATAAATTTGCCGATATATCTTAACAACTGTCTGTACACTGTATGTATTAAAATGGTTCATATTATCTTCCAAGAAAAACAGCTGTTGCTTCACTTCCGGGTGTTTAAAAATACTCTCTTCATCTAAGAAAACATCGCCCTCATCAGGCAAATAAATTCCCGTCATCGTTGAAAATAGAGTTGTCTTCCCAACGCCATTTCGACCAATTAACGCGGTAATCTCCCCCGCTTTTAAATCAAATGAAACATCCTTCAAAACCAAGTTATCGTCCATCTTTTTAGTTAAGTTCCGAATTTTCATTATTCCACCTCTTTCACTCATTATATAAGCTCTGGAATATTTTTTCTACATTTTTAAAAATTTTCTACCAATTCGCTATAAAAAGTTACAAACCAATCATTATACTAATTTCACATATTGCGGTAAAATATCCCTATATGAACTTATTTAAAACCCCTGAGGTGAAAACATGATAAAACTTGATATGACCATGCTTGATTCTTTTAAAGAAGACCCTAATCTCCGGAAGCTTTTATTTTCTGGACATTTTGGTTTAGAAAAAGAAAATATTCGCGTAACTTTTGATGGAAAATTGGCCCTTACGCCACATCCAGCTATTTTTGGTCCAAAAGAGGATAACCCATATATTAAAACCGATTTTTCGGAAAGTCAGATTGAAATGATTACCCCAGTGACGGACTCGATTGACTCTGTATATGAATGGCTTGAAAATCTTCATAATATCGTTTCGTTACGCTCCGAAAACGAACTACTTTGGCCATCTAGCAATCCGCCCATTTTACCAGCGGAAGAAGATATTCCAATTGCTGAATATAAAACACCCGATAGTCCGGACAGAAAATACCGCGAACATTTAGCAAAAGGCTACGGTAAAAAAATCCAATTATTATCTGGCATTCATTATAATTTCTCATTCCCGGAAGCTTTAATTGACGGATTATATGCCAATATTAGCCTCCCAGAAGAATCGAAGCAAGATTTTAAAAATCGTCTATATTTAAAAGTTGCAAAATACTTTATGAAAAATCGCTGGTTGCTTATTTATTTAACTGGCGCAAGTCCGGTTTACCTTGCTGATTTCTCGAAAACGAAGCACGAAGAATCCCTTCCAGACGGTAGTAGCGCGCTTCGTGATGGAATTTCTCTTCGAAATAGTAATGCTGGGTATAAAAACAAAGAAGCTCTTTTCGTTGATTACAATTCATTCGACGCTTATATTTCTAGCATCTCTAACTATATCGAAGCAGGCAAAATCGAGAGTATGCGCGAATTTTATAACCCAATTCGTTTGAAAAATGCGCATACCGACCAAACAGTCGAAAGTTTAGCGGAGCACGGCGTGGAATATTTAGAGATTCGCTCTATTGACCTAAATCCACTTGAACCAAATGGCATTTCTAAAGACGAGCTTGATTTTATTCACCTATTTTTAATCAAAGGTTTGCTTTCAGAAGATCGTGAGTTGTGCGCAAATAATCAACAATTGGCCGATGAAAATGAAAATAATATTGCCCTAAATGGCCTCGCGCAGCCCTCAATAAAAAATTGCGATAATGAAGACATACCACTCGCAGATGCTGGGCTTTTAGAACTCGACAAGATGAGCGACTTCATCAAAAGTCTGCGACCAGAAGACACCAAACTCCGAGCAATCATCGAAAAACAAAAAGAACGTCTGCTACACCCTGAAAAAACGATTGCTGCACAAGTGAAACAACAAGTAACAAAAGAAGGCTACGTGGACTTCCATTTAAACCAAGCCAAAACTTATATGGAAGAAACCGAAGCTCTAGCCTACAAATTGATTGGCGCAGAAGATATGGAGCTTTCCACCCAAATCATATGGAAAGACGCCATTGCGCGTGGCATCAAAGTCGACGTATTAGACCGAGCTGAAAACTTCCTTCGCTTCCAAAAAGGCGACCACATTGAATATGTAAAACAAGCGAGCAAAACGTCCAAAGATAATTACGTTTCCGTTTTAATGATGGAAAACAAAGTCGTTACAAAGCTTGTACTTGCAGAACACGATATCCGAGTGCCCTTTGGCGATAGTTTTAGTGACCAAGCTCTTGCTCTTGAAGCATTCTCCCTATTTGAGGATAAACAAATCGTCGTTAAACCAAAATCCACCAACTATGGTTGGGGAATTAGTATTTTCAAAAACAAATTTACGCTAGAAGATTACCAAGAAGCTTTAAATATCGCATTCAGTTATGATAGCTCTGTCATTATTGAGGAGTTCATTCCTGGCGACGAGTTCCGCTTCTTAGTTATTAACGACAAAGTTGAAGCTGTACTAAAACGTGTCCCCGCTAACGTAACCGGCGACGGAATTCATACAGTGCGCGAGCTGGTCGAAGAAAAAAACACAGATCCTTTGCGCGGAACAGATCATTTGAAACCACTTGAAAAAATCCGTACTGGTCCAGAAGAAACTCTAATGCTTTCCATGCAAAACCTTTCTTGGGATAGCATTCCTAAAGCAGAAGAAATCATCTACCTTCGCGAAAACTCCAACGTCAGCACAGGTGGCGATAGCATTGACTATACTGAAGAGATGGACGATTACTTCAAAGAGATAGCTATTCGCGCTACACAAGTACTTGACGCCAAAATTTGCGGCGTAGACATAATTGTTCCACGTGAAACAATTGATCGCGATAAACATGCTATCATTGAGCTAAACTTCAACCCAGCGATGCACATGCACTGCTTCCCTTATCAAGGAGAGCAGAAAAAAATTGGTGATAAGATTTTAGATTTCTTATTTGACTAAAAAAACCCAGCTACAGTTTAGTAGCTGGGATTTTTGATTACTCTTCCAATCCAATTTCACCATTTGAACTAATCACATCTTTATACCAATAATAGGATGCTTTCTTTTTACGCGAATAATCGCCGGTTCCATCATCGTATTTATCCACATAAATAATGCCATAACGCTTGGCCATTTCCCCTGTAGATGCGCTCACTAAGTCAATACAACCCCAAATAGTAAAGCCAATCAAATCAACACCATCTTGAATCGCTTTATGCATTTGAAGAATATGCTCTTTGAAATAATCAATTCGATACGGATCATTAATCGTCCCATCATCTTCCAATTTATCAAAGGCTCCTAAACCATTTTCAACTACCATAAGCGGAATATTATAGCGAGTATATAAGTCATTCAGCGCAATCCGAAGCCCTACAGGATCTGTCTGCATTCCCCAATCATTTGTTTTTAAATAAGGATTTTCAGCCCCTCCGATAACACTTTTTCCCGAATTTTTATAGGCAGGATCGTTGGATGCACAAAGCGTTAGATAATAGCTAAATGTGTAAAAATCAACCGTGCCTTCTCGCAAAATTTGTTCATCTTCTGGATCAAATTCAAGCTCAATGCCATTATCTTTAAAAAACGTTTTTGCATAAAAAGGATAATAACCTTTGACATGAACGTCGCCGCAGAAATGGCTGTGCATTGCTTCCGTCTGCTTAGCTAGCAAAACATCGGATGGTTCGCAAGTACGCGGGTAGCGTGGCATATAAGCAATCATGCAGCCAATCATGAAGTCTGGGTTGATGCTATGTCCTAGTTTTACCGCTTTTGCGCTAGCAACAAATTGATGATGAAGCGCTTGATATCTCACTTTTGGGTCATCTTTTTGATGAAGAAAATCCCCCTCCGCATGACGAATCCCAAGCGATAAATAATTCCCAATTTCCATTGTTGCAGTATTTATTTCATTGAAAGTCAACCAGTGTTTTACTAAATGTTTATAACGTTTAAAAATCACTTCACAAAAATGAAGATAGTAATCAATCAAATCTCGTGATGCCCAGCCGTTCACCTCATTTGTTAATGCTAGCGGAATATCAAAATGAGCAATCGTCACTAACGGTTCAATCTGATGTTTTTTCAGCTCATTAAAAACATCTTCATAAAACTGCAATCCTTCCTCGTTAGGCTCTGCTTCCTTTCCTGTCGGGAAAATACGAGTCCAGTTTATTGACATCCGGAACACTTTAAATCCAGCTTCTGCCATTAACTTAATATCCTCTTTATAATGGTGATAAAAGTCCACTGCTTCATGACTTGGATAAAAAGTGGATTCTTCTAATTGTGCGGTAATTCTTCTTGGCTCTGTATGCGTTCCACCAGTGAATAAATCCGCACAGGCAAGTCCTTTTCCGCCTAAATTATAACCGCCTTCAAACTGGTTAGCCGCGGTCGCCCCGCCCCACATAAAGCCATCTGGAAACTTCGTATTACTCATTTTGCTCACTCCTTAATTCCATTACTTGATTACCTTTCGTTACAATACCATTCTCTTTAGCTTCTACCACTGCGTATTCATTGGTATTTGTAATTACCATCATCGTGGTTGTATCATATTTTTCTGCAATTTTTTCCATATCAAACGTTACTAATAAATCTCCTTGTTCCACTACATCACCCGTCGCAACATGTGCCGTGAAGTAATTACCATCAAGCTTCACTGTATCAATGCCTACGTGTAATAATATTTCAGCGCCATTATCTGACTTCATAGCAATCGCATGTTTTGTTTTGAAAAGCGAAATGATTGTGCCGTTAGCTGGAGCATAAAGTTTACCTTCATTTGGTTTAATCGCAATACTTTTACCCATAATTTCATCAGCAAAAGTAGTATCATTTACTTGGCTCATTTTTACTAATTCACCAGTAACAGGAGCTTGCAAAATTTCTGTCCCCGCTGCTATTTTTTCTGCTACAGGCGTTGCTTCTACCATTTGCTCATCAATACCGAAAATATAAGAGAAAATTAAAGCTACGATAAATGCTAAGGCCATCGCAATTAATGCATAAACAAAAGTATCTCCGACAAGACCTGGAAGTCCTGGAATACCACCGTTACCAGTTAAGACATACGCTTTTACACCAAACATCATTGCAAAGCCGCCACCAGCAGCCCCACCAATTAACGATGCCATGAAAGGACGTTTATATACCACGTTTATCCCGTACATCGCTGGTTCCGTTACGCCCATTAATGCAGTTAAACCAGTTGAAAATGCTAATGATTTCAGTTTTTTATCTTTTGCTCGGAAAAACACACCGAAAGTCGCTCCCGCTTGGCTCATATTGGAAATATAAGTTAACGGTAAAAATTTATCATAACCATATTTTGCTAAATTACTAATAACAAATGGAACAATTGCATAGTGCATACCAGTCATAACGATAATGGCCATGGCACCACCAATCAAGATACCACCAATGACTCCACCATTATTTAATAACCAGTTAATTCCGCCAGATACACCGTCTCCAACAAATGTACCTAGTGGTCCAATAACAACAAGCGTCAAAGGAACAACGATAAACATTGTAATTAATGGGACAAACAGCAATTTTAACGAGGTTGGAATAATCCGATCCACCCATTTTTCCACATAAGACATAATCCAAATTGCAAGTAAAATCGGAATAACAGAGTAAGCATACGTCACTGGAGTTACTGGTAACCCGATAAAGTGTGGCGTTGTGCCCGCACTAAGTAAAGCAGTTAAATCCGGATAAAGTAGCGCCGCTCCAATTCCAAGCGCGACAAACATATTCGCTTTAAAGTAACGCGCGGCACTTACAGCAACTAAAATTGGCAAGAAGTAAAATACCCCGTCACCGATAGCTAACAAGATACGGTAAGTTTCTGTATCTGTTGCTAACCAACCAAGTGAAACAAATAATGCCATGAAACCTTTGATTAAACCAGCTCCCGCAATCGCAGGAAGAATTGGTGCAAAAACGCCCGAAAGCGCATCAAAAATATTTGAGAAAAATCCTTTGATTCCTTTTTGCCGGGTCGTTTTATTCGTCGTTTCTTTGTTTTTCCAAGCAGGATTTTCTGCTGCTAATGCGTCAAACACTTTGGGTACGTCATTTCCGATAATTACTTGGAATTGATTCCCCGCAACGTTCGTCCCCATCACTTTATCCAAACCTTTTAATTGTTTTTCATTTACTTTCGATTGATCTTTTAATTGAAACCGTAGTCTGGTAATGCAGTGATAAACTTCATTTACATTATTTTTTCCACCGACTGCTTGTAAAATTTCTTTTGCTAACTGATTGTAGTCCATGCTAATCCTCCTAAATATAATAGAAAAACCTGAATGAAATGCACCTAAAAAAGCATACAATCATCCAGGTATTGCCCGCAAATCGCGGTAACAAGCCTATTGGTTATTTTTTCTTTTTAAAAGCCGTTCAATATGAAGTGCGAGATAAAACTGTTCCGAATGACTCATCGTAAATTGATAATTCTTTTCCAAAAACACGCCAATTTTATCAATACAGTCGAAAATAACGCCTCTACTTTTCTTCACCGTTTGATAAAGAAATTCATCCATTTCGTCAATTGTCTCGCCAATAATTACGCGTTGACAGAAAAACTTCAGATGGGTCATAAAACGATAATAATTCGTACTTTCTTCATCAAATTCGATGTTAAAATGATATTTAATAATAGAGATAATTTCTTGAATTAACTGCATAATGTGTGTGACGTCGTTCATATCACTATCTACTTCCGCATTAACAAAATGTAGCGCTATATTAGAAATTTCAGCATCGGGCAGCTCTATTTCAAGCTTACTTTCCACCATTTTAGCAGCCTCTTTGGCCACTGCATATTCTTCCTGATAAAAGCGTTTCACTTCCCACGAGAGTGGATTTTCGATAACCACATTTTCTTGCAATCGTTGCGTGGCAAAGTACAGATGATCCGAAAGAGAAATATAGATGACATCACTAATATCTTTCGCTGTTTTCATTTTGAATAACTTCACAATATCATCAGTTACTTCTAAAAATTGTATTGGAATTTCATTTACAATCATTTTAAACTTATCCATTGTATCATCTTTCAACTCAAAAACTTTTTCGATTTTCGATTCATTAATTGGATCACCAACTTTAGAATTAAAGCCAAGCCCCTTTCCCAAAATCAGCAACTCCTGCGCATCCTCGCTAATCGCACTCACAATATTATTATTTAAAATCCTCTCAATTCTCAAACAAATCACCACCTATTTGAAGCAAAATAAAAAGAGCAATACCACACATATCAGCCAAAAAACTAATATCTGGTATTGCCCGCATTACCGGTAACAAGCCTCATGGATATAGTACCACCATATGAAATCGCTGTCAATGGGTTTTGTTAAAACCATTCTAACCTTAACTATTTTCGATTATTTCCCCTTAGGTAACAGTATCTTATTTGTAATTAAATTTAAAATAAAATAGATTAAAACAAAGGAGCCCCAATAGATAAACAAGTTTTCATATCCAAGCAATAAAACTCTAAAGAAAATTTTATGAATAAGCACCACTAAGAGTATTAATAGGCTATTTACTAAAGAAATACTAACAATTTTCATCCTATTTCGCCGCCTTCAATGTAAATGATTCGATCTGCTTTTAATAGAGGTTTTTTTCCTGTTGTTGTCTCAGAAAAAATCACTTTTTTCTTCATTGTATTCTCCTCCTCTTTCCAATTAATATTTATATTGCATAACCAAATAAATAGGTTAGAATATATCCTCCCTATGAAACCTCCAAATTTTTACTTTTATAATATTCTAACTATTCCTAATGTAACACAAAAAAGTAACGTATAACCAAAAATGTAATGAACGACTCAATTCTTATCCTAAACGGCTAAAGTTATAGTGTCTTAGTGCATTTTCTACACATATCGTGTTACAAAAACTTCATTTTCAGAATAAAAAAAGAGCTAGACAGCTCTTTATACATGTTTCTATTCAGCATCAAGCTTGATAGTCACAAAAGTTTCATATACTAGCTTAACTTTAACTACATTTATTTGAACTTGTTCACTTAAATGCTGAAATCATGTAAATATCATTGTATACTTATTCAATCGTCCACCAACACTTTATCTTTCCGCCCATATATACTACAATAAACTTTAACGAAAAAACGGAACCCTCTCCGTTTAAAATAGAAAGGGGTGACTACATGAATTTTTACGAGCGTATAAAAATCATGGTCCCACCATTTCCCTGTGAAGGATGTTTTTTTCCCAGATAAATAAATTATTCAGGAGAGTTTTTTATGGAAAAAAACATCGAAACAAAGAAAATCAATTTGGCATTACTTGTTTGCCTTGTGGGATTTCCACAAATTAGTGAAACTATTTATACACCTTCTTTAACCGAAATTGCTAAGGGCTATGGGGTATCGTTAAACCTGGCTCAAATGACTTTAAGCATTTACTTTCTTGCTTTTGCAGTTGGTGTCTTCTTTTGGGGCGTTAGTTCCGATTTTTTAGGTCGACGAAAAGCGATGAACTTTGGGATATTCATCTATATTCTTGGTTGCTTCGTCTGCCTTTTTTCAAATAATATTACAATGCTTTTTATCGGACGGTTTGTTCAAGCATTCGGCGCAAGTACAGGTTCTGTTACAACACAGACCATTTTGCGTGACAACTATCACGGAAATGATCGCCACCATTTATTTTCAAAAATATCTGCCGCTTTGGCATTTTCACCAGCAATCGGGCCATTAATTGGTGGGTTTATCGGACAATATTACGGCTTTCGCGTGGTATTTTTATTTTTAGTAGTTATGGGAATGATATTGCTGTTCTGGAGTTTAAAACGACTACCAGAAACAAAAACAGTGAACGCTACCTCCTTTAGTGTGCAGAAAATCGTCGTAACTGGTAAAAAAATGATATTTGACCGCTATACAATTGCTTTTGGAGCGCTAATTGGTATTTTTAATGGAATATTGTTTAGTTACTACTCTGAAGCTCCTACTATTTTTATTGAGAGGTTTCATTTTAATCAGAGTCAGTATGGCTTCATGGGGTGCGCAGTGGCTACGGCAACTATTTTAGGAGCTTGGCTATCGAACTGGCGCTTAAAGCAGAATTCACCTCATAAAATCATTAAAGAAGGTATTTTATTAGCCATTATCGGCACATTAGCTCTTAGCGTGGTCGCGATTTTTCCGCTAACGAACCAAGTTATATTGTATATTCTTTTCATCTCTATTATCTTGGCAGGAATCGGCATGGCTTTACCAAATTGCTTAAGTCTAGCACTAGTGAAATTTCAAGAAGTTGCCGGTACAGCTGGTGCCTTTTTAAGCTTAGGTTATTATGTAATTGTCAGTCTTTGTACTTTCTTCATTGGCGTTTTGCATTCGGGATCAATGCTTGTATTTCCCTCATTCTGCCTAGTATTACTTCTAATTGCCTTGCTTTGTATAAAAATAGCTACTAGAAATAATCGCTAACAAAAAATTGGCACCTTTTCTATCTTGAAAAGGTGCCAATTTTATTTAAATGTCATCACAATATAAAGATACTATATATTTTATATAACTTGACCTACGATTTATATTTCCCGGGGAATAAAAAAGTATTAAACTCCTAAAAGTCTAATACTTCTCTGATTAAGCTAATTGTTCGTTCATACTTTCCATTTGAGCAAGGAAGGCTTTTTGCCATTTCTTTTCATTAAGGAATTCAACTGGAAACTGAGGATCAATTGTGGTTAGGATTTTAGCCCATGCATCTGTACGTAATGAAGATGCTTGGCGAATCGCTATTACAAACATTATTATTGTTCCGGCAATTAAAAATAAAGTTAAAATAATACCTACAATAATTGTAGCTGTGATATTTCGGTTTATTCCAAAAAAGTACGTTAGATAACCTAAAATAAAGGCGATTACAAAAAACCCGCCAATAAAAATAAAGGTTTTCTTACGGCTACCTCTATAAGTAGAAATACCTAGTGCTACTTCCAATAATGCCATTTGACGAACCGGATTATTCTTCTTTGCAACTTGAATACCATATTTATCAATTAATAAATGCGCTGCTTTTCTTTCCTCTTTGTTATTCTTTGGCATAATTACTAGAAGAACAACAAAAAATGCTATAACCATTAACTGTATCAAAAAAACACTCCTATAATAAAATTTATAGTTAATTATAGCATTATTCTACTCTACACAAATTGTATATTTTGTGAATTAATTAGCGCGTAGAATCTAAACAATCCTGTATATATATTGACAAAATCGCTTCACTTAGTATATTCACAATTTAAATCCGTTCAAACACTAGCTTGATACTATTTTGAAGTATATCATTAATGCAGATTTTGTGAATCAACTAAAAAAAAACAATCTTTTGACACACTTACTCGTCAAAAGATTGTTTCACGTGAAACATATTAAACGTTAAAGCGGAAATGAACAACATCTCCATCTTTCATTTCGTATTCTTTACCTTCCAAGCGTACTTTACCTGCTTCTTTTGCTGCTTGCTCTGAGCCATATTCAAGTAAGGCATCATATGCAACAACTTCAGCACGAATGAATCCACGTTCGAAATCAGTATGAATGATTCCGGCACATTGTGGAGCTTTCATTCCTTTGATGAAAGTCCAAGCACGAACTTCTTGAACGCCTGCTGTGAAGTAAGTCGCTAAGCCAAGCAATGTATACGCAGAACGAATCAATTGGTCTAAACCAGATTCTTCAATTCCTAGCGCTTCTAAAAACTCTAGCTTATCTTCGTCTTCAAGTTCAGCAATTTCTTCCTCAGCGCGAGCACATACTACGATAACTTCAGAGTTCTCACTCGCAGCGAATTCGCGTACTTGTTGTACATATTTGTTATCGTCCGGACTAGAAACATCTTCTTCACTTACATTTGCTACATATAAAACTGGTTTTCTTGTAAGTAAGAAAAGGTTGCGAACGATTTTCTCTTCTTCTTCGTTAAATTCAATCGCACGAGCTGGTTTGTCATTTTCGAATGCTTCACGTAGTTTAACTAAAACGTTATATTCAGCCACAGCATCTTTATCTTTTTGTTTAGACAGCTTCTCAACGCGCCCAATACGCTTCTCTACTGTTTCTAAATCCGCTAAGATAAGTTCTAAGTTAATTGTAGAAATATCGTCTAGTGGGTCTACTCGGCCTTCTACATGGGTAATGTTTTCGTCGTCAAAACAACGAGTTACATGACAAATCGCATCCACTTGACGAATATGGGATAAGAATTTGTTTCCAAGTCCTTCCCCTTTACTAGCACCTTTTACAATTCCGGCGATATCTGTAAATTCAAAAGTAGTTGGAACAGTTTTTTTCGGTTTAACAAGTTCCGTTAGTTTGTTTAGTCTGTGGTCAGGAACTTCAACAATTCCTACGTTCGGGTCAATCGTCGCAAACGGATAATTCGCAGCCTCTGCTCCTGCTTTTGTGATTGCATTAAAAAGTGTCGATTTCCCAACATTAGGAAGCCCGACAATACCAGCTGTAAGTGCCATTATATATAAACTCCTTTTCGTTAACTTCATTTTGAAAATGCCCATCAAATAGACATTTTTTCACTAACGTATATTATAAAGGTTTTTCAAACAAAAAGCCACCCACCAAAAAACGAAAACCCTTTAATCAGCAAAGGATTTCCGTTTTTAATTATTTCATTTCTTTCCAAATAGCAATCATCTCATAAGCTACATCGCGTAATGTATATGTTGTCATAAATTGATCTTCCGCGTGCATGAAGAGGATAGAAATTTGTACGTCTCCACCATCTGCCTCTTTTTGAATTAGCTGCACATGATTTTTATGACCTTCGCTAAGAAATTCATTAGCCTCATCAATTTTTTTATATGCTTCTGTGAAATCTCTTTGTCTTCCCAATTTCATCGCCTCAATAATGCAACTTCTTGCGGCGCCAACAGAACTAATTATTTGAAATGATGCGAGTTCCATTCCTTCCATTTTCGCTAGCCTCCTATGATTGAAACTCGCCCTGTTAATTTAGTATCAGAACTCCCACCAACGAAAATTTCTATACCACCGGGCTCCACCTCATATTTATTGTTAATTGACCATATTTCAAAACTTGATTTATCTAACTTAAATGTCACTGTAGTTGTTTGATTCGCTGCAATACGAACCTTTTTAAACGCTTTTAATTCTTTTTTTCTTCTAGTAATGCTTGCTTCCATATCATGAATATAAAGTTGCACGACTTCTTCACCAGCTACATTAGAGATGTTTTTCACGTTTACTGTCACCTCTACAGATTGCCCGCCAAGAAGTTCTGCTATTTTTATAGATTCTTGTTTTATCTGTAAATCTTGATATTCAAAAGCGCTATAACTCAAACCATAACCAAATGGATAGAGCGGCTTACCAGTTAAATCAAAGTAGTCTTCTTTATACTCCACTGCCTTTTGATTATAGTAAATAGGAATTTGCCCGGAGGATCTTGGTATGCTGACTGGTAATTTACCTGAAGGATTGTAATGACCGAAAAGAACCTCAGCAATCGCAGTTCCACCAACACTTCCTGGATACCAAGCTGTAAGAATTGCATCTGCTGCCAAACTGATTTCAGGAATAGCGATTGGTCTGCCTTGAATCATTACAACAATTACTGGCTTTCCGGTACGTTTCATTGCATAAAATAAATCTAGTTGCGGTTGTGGAAGGGTGATATCAGAAACATCGACATTTTCACCTGCATCCATGTTCGGGCCTTTAGAGCTTACCGCGCCATTATTTAAAAATTCCATGTCAAAATTCCGCGCGCTTGAACCGCCGAGCACCATAACAATGGCATCTGCCT of Listeria monocytogenes contains these proteins:
- a CDS encoding beta-glucoside-specific PTS transporter subunit IIABC gives rise to the protein MDYNQLAKEILQAVGGKNNVNEVYHCITRLRFQLKDQSKVNEKQLKGLDKVMGTNVAGNQFQVIIGNDVPKVFDALAAENPAWKNKETTNKTTRQKGIKGFFSNIFDALSGVFAPILPAIAGAGLIKGFMALFVSLGWLATDTETYRILLAIGDGVFYFLPILVAVSAARYFKANMFVALGIGAALLYPDLTALLSAGTTPHFIGLPVTPVTYAYSVIPILLAIWIMSYVEKWVDRIIPTSLKLLFVPLITMFIVVPLTLVVIGPLGTFVGDGVSGGINWLLNNGGVIGGILIGGAMAIIVMTGMHYAIVPFVISNLAKYGYDKFLPLTYISNMSQAGATFGVFFRAKDKKLKSLAFSTGLTALMGVTEPAMYGINVVYKRPFMASLIGGAAGGGFAMMFGVKAYVLTGNGGIPGLPGLVGDTFVYALIAMALAFIVALIFSYIFGIDEQMVEATPVAEKIAAGTEILQAPVTGELVKMSQVNDTTFADEIMGKSIAIKPNEGKLYAPANGTIISLFKTKHAIAMKSDNGAEILLHVGIDTVKLDGNYFTAHVATGDVVEQGDLLVTFDMEKIAEKYDTTTMMVITNTNEYAVVEAKENGIVTKGNQVMELRSEQNE
- a CDS encoding multidrug effflux MFS transporter, with the translated sequence MEKNIETKKINLALLVCLVGFPQISETIYTPSLTEIAKGYGVSLNLAQMTLSIYFLAFAVGVFFWGVSSDFLGRRKAMNFGIFIYILGCFVCLFSNNITMLFIGRFVQAFGASTGSVTTQTILRDNYHGNDRHHLFSKISAALAFSPAIGPLIGGFIGQYYGFRVVFLFLVVMGMILLFWSLKRLPETKTVNATSFSVQKIVVTGKKMIFDRYTIAFGALIGIFNGILFSYYSEAPTIFIERFHFNQSQYGFMGCAVATATILGAWLSNWRLKQNSPHKIIKEGILLAIIGTLALSVVAIFPLTNQVILYILFISIILAGIGMALPNCLSLALVKFQEVAGTAGAFLSLGYYVIVSLCTFFIGVLHSGSMLVFPSFCLVLLLIALLCIKIATRNNR
- a CDS encoding bacteriocin-like WGxF protein (Built to rescue LMOF2365_14255 during structural annotation change regression.); amino-acid sequence: MKIVSISLVNSLLILLVVLIHKIFFRVLLLGYENLFIYWGSFVLIYFILNLITNKILLPKGK
- the licT gene encoding BglG family transcription antiterminator LicT, yielding MRIERILNNNIVSAISEDAQELLILGKGLGFNSKVGDPINESKIEKVFELKDDTMDKFKMIVNEIPIQFLEVTDDIVKLFKMKTAKDISDVIYISLSDHLYFATQRLQENVVIENPLSWEVKRFYQEEYAVAKEAAKMVESKLEIELPDAEISNIALHFVNAEVDSDMNDVTHIMQLIQEIISIIKYHFNIEFDEESTNYYRFMTHLKFFCQRVIIGETIDEMDEFLYQTVKKSRGVIFDCIDKIGVFLEKNYQFTMSHSEQFYLALHIERLLKRKNNQ
- the ychF gene encoding redox-regulated ATPase YchF encodes the protein MALTAGIVGLPNVGKSTLFNAITKAGAEAANYPFATIDPNVGIVEVPDHRLNKLTELVKPKKTVPTTFEFTDIAGIVKGASKGEGLGNKFLSHIRQVDAICHVTRCFDDENITHVEGRVDPLDDISTINLELILADLETVEKRIGRVEKLSKQKDKDAVAEYNVLVKLREAFENDKPARAIEFNEEEEKIVRNLFLLTRKPVLYVANVSEEDVSSPDDNKYVQQVREFAASENSEVIVVCARAEEEIAELEDEDKLEFLEALGIEESGLDQLIRSAYTLLGLATYFTAGVQEVRAWTFIKGMKAPQCAGIIHTDFERGFIRAEVVAYDALLEYGSEQAAKEAGKVRLEGKEYEMKDGDVVHFRFNV